The stretch of DNA GCTGTTGCCGATCGTAACTACAATTCGTTGATCATTGCCGCGACACTGTCGGCTTCCTTTATTGGCGGCGGATTCACCATGGGCAATGCCGAAAAGGTCTTTTCCGTCGGTATTATCAATATCGTAGTTCTGTGGGGGTTCAGTCTCAAAGAGTTGCTGGTGGCGCGCTACATTGCCCCTAATGCCGGACGCTTTCCCAAGGCTATTTCGGTGGGTGACGTGATGGAGGTGGATTACGGCAAGGTCGGCAAAGTGGTTACCGGTGTGTTTTCGGTGTTGCTGTGCGCCGGTATCCTCGGTGCCCAGATCGGCGGCATGGGCTATCTGTTCAACCTGTTTCTTGGCATCTCTGTTCCGGCCGGAATTCTGATCGGCATGGGGATCATCATTGTCTACGATACGATCGGCGGTATGCGGGCCGTCGTGGCCACCGATGTGCTGCAGTTTGTGGTGCTGTCTCTTGGTATCCCTCTGTCATTGATTCTCGGTATTTACAGTCTCGGCGGTCTTGAGATGATGCAGAGTCGTTTACCTTCCGGTCATCTGGAGGTGTTCGGATCGATCAGTCTGGTTAAATTCCTCTCGCTGTTTCTCACTTTTCTGCTTGGTGAAACCCTGGTGCCACCCTATGTGCGTCGTTTGTTCATCAGCAAGGATATCCGCCACTTGTGTCGGGGGACGTTTTTTAGCGGGATGTTTTCCATTCCCTTCTTTGCTGTTTCCGGCTGCCTGGGGTTGGTGGCTCTGGCGCTCAATCCGCAGATTGATCCAAACCAGGCCATTCCCTATGTGGTGCAATCAGCTCTGCCTATCGGCCTGCGTGGTCTGGTGATCGCCGGGATTATTGCCGTGGTGATGTCGTCTGCCGACTCGTTTCTCAACAGCGCTTCGGTGGCGTTTGTCAACGACATCGTCAATCCGCTGCGTAAGGAAAAGCTCAGTGAGCAGCGCGGTTTGCTGTGGGCGCGGCTGGCCACCTTGGTGACGGGAGGTCTGGCGATTATCTTTGCCATCCGCATTCAAAGCCTGCTCGATATCCTCATCTATGCCTACAATTTCTGGTCGCCAATTATCCTGGTACCGCTGGCAGCGACATTGCTGGGTTACCGCGCATCGAAGCTGGCTTTTGTCGCCGGTGCTGCGGCCGGTCTTGTCGGTGTCTATGTGTGGAACGCCATGCTCGGTAGCCCCGGCGGTTTTGATGGTTTGTTGATCGGCGTGTTTGCCAATCTGACCGTCTTTAGCACGGTCAATGTGCTAACGCCTTCGCCTGCTGTCGCAGCGGATGTCTGATGGTGATCGCACGGGTGTGATGTCATTGAGGTAAGAGAACAGATTCTTAGCCACGGTGGTGTGACTGACGGAGGACGGTATGGTCGATTTGCTGGTAAAACGGGCACGGACAGTTGGTCGGAATGATCTGGTGGATATCGCCTGTCGTGATGGGCGCATCGTCGAGGTTGGTCCCGATCTGGCGATTACGGCAACGCAGGAGATTGACGCCGCCGGTCAGTTGGTGACACCGCCGTTTGTCGACAGCCATTTTCA from Desulfuromonas acetoxidans DSM 684 encodes:
- a CDS encoding sodium:solute symporter family protein, which gives rise to MVELALIDKIVIVVYLMCILGVGLWAGRRVTELEEYAVADRNYNSLIIAATLSASFIGGGFTMGNAEKVFSVGIINIVVLWGFSLKELLVARYIAPNAGRFPKAISVGDVMEVDYGKVGKVVTGVFSVLLCAGILGAQIGGMGYLFNLFLGISVPAGILIGMGIIIVYDTIGGMRAVVATDVLQFVVLSLGIPLSLILGIYSLGGLEMMQSRLPSGHLEVFGSISLVKFLSLFLTFLLGETLVPPYVRRLFISKDIRHLCRGTFFSGMFSIPFFAVSGCLGLVALALNPQIDPNQAIPYVVQSALPIGLRGLVIAGIIAVVMSSADSFLNSASVAFVNDIVNPLRKEKLSEQRGLLWARLATLVTGGLAIIFAIRIQSLLDILIYAYNFWSPIILVPLAATLLGYRASKLAFVAGAAAGLVGVYVWNAMLGSPGGFDGLLIGVFANLTVFSTVNVLTPSPAVAADV